From the genome of Glycine max cultivar Williams 82 chromosome 2, Glycine_max_v4.0, whole genome shotgun sequence, one region includes:
- the LOC100801816 gene encoding probable carboxylesterase 12 isoform X1, protein MDSTSSEVAIDLSPLLKLYKDGHVERLIGCDVVPPGHDPATNVESKDIVISKDNDVSARIYIPKLTDQTQKLPLFLYFHGGGFCIETPSSSTYHKFLNSIVSKANVIGVSVHYRRAPEHPVPIAHEDSWTSLKWVASHFNGNGPEEWLNRHVDFGKVFFGGDSAGANIAHHMAIRVGSHGLPGADPIQGSEFLLERPCAGVNFKGMVLVHPYFWGVERVGSEARKPEHVALVENLWRFTCPTTVGSDDPLMNPEKDPNLGKLACERVMVFVAENDLLKDRGWYYKELLEKCGWNGVVEVIEAKGEGHVFHLLNPDCDNAVSLLDRVASFINHKEAIDMSPRLKI, encoded by the exons ATGGATTCCACCTCCAGCGAAGTAGCCATCGATCTCTCACCCCTTCTCAAACTCTACAAAGACGGTCACGTCGAGAGACTCATAGGCTGCGACGTCGTTCCGCCGGGTCACGACCCCGCAACAAACGTTGAATCCAAAGACATCGTAATCTCCAAAGACAACGACGTATCGGCCAGAATCTATATTCCCAAACTCACCGATCAGACCCAAAAGCTTCCACTTTTCCTTTACTTCCACGGTGGAGGTTTCTGCATAGAGACACCGTCTTCATCCACTTACCACAAATTCCTCAACTCAATCGTTTCAAAAGCCAACGTAATCGGCGTCTCTGTTCATTACCGAAGAGCCCCAGAGCACCCTGTTCCCATCGCACACGAAGATTCATGGACTTCGTTGAAATGGGTCGCGTCCCATTTCAACGGAAACGGCCCCGAAGAGTGGCTCAACCGCCACGTGGATTTCGGGAAAGTGTTTTTCGGTGGGGACAGTGCCGGAGCGAACATCGCACACCACATGGCCATTCGGGTCGGGTCCCACGGACTTCCTGGTGCAGACCCGATTCAAGG gTCTGAATTTCTGTTGGAGCGACCCTGTGCGGGTGTGAACTTTAAAGGAATGGTTTTGGTGCATCCTTACTTTTGGGGCGTGGAGCGAGTTGGATCCGAGGCCCGAAAACCCGAGCATGTTGCCCTTGTGGAGAATCTGTGGCGTTTTACATGCCCGACAACGGTTGGATCCGACGATCCGTTGATGAACCCGGAAAAGGATCCGAATCTGGGGAAGCTGGCTTGCGAGAGAGTGATGGTTTTTGTTGCTGAGAATGATTTGCTGAAAGATAGGGGTTGGTATTACAAGGAATTGCTCGAGAAGTGTGGGTGGAACGGTGTTGTGGAGGTTATAGAGGCAAAGGGAGAGGGACACGTGTTTCATTTGTTGAATCCAGATTGTGACAATGCTGTTTCCTTGCTCGATCGAGTTGCTTCCTTTATCAACCATA aagaagccattgataTGTCACCCCGTCTCAAAATCTAG
- the LOC100806608 gene encoding probable carboxylesterase 12, with amino-acid sequence MAAKENEVTHKFRFFRVYKDGTVELYKPTIQKVAPFDDPITGVRSKDAVVSTHPPVSVRIFLPPISDPTRKFPIFFYIHGGGYCMQSAFSPDYHSLVATTAAEANVIAVSVEYGLFPTRPIPACYEDSWTALKWVAAHATGNGSEQWLNNHADPDRVFISGDSAGGNITHTLLTRVGKFGLPGARVVGAVLVHPYFAGVTKDDEMWMYMCPGNEGSEDPRMKPGAEDLARLGCEKVLVFAAEKDELFQCGRNYAEELKKSGWDGSVDLVENWGLGHCFHVFKPQHEKAKEMLQKIVTFIQQD; translated from the coding sequence atggccgCAAAAGAGAACGAGGTAACCCACAAGTTTCGCTTTTTCCGCGTTTACAAAGACGGCACAGTGGAGCTTTACAAACCCACCATCCAAAAGGTTGCCCCTTTCGATGACCCAATCACCGGCGTTCGCTCCAAAGACGCGGTCGTTTCAACCCACCCACCCGTTTCCGTTCGGATCTTTTTACCTCCAATATCCGACCCGACCCGAAAATTCCCGATCTTTTTCTATATCCACGGCGGCGGGTACTGCATGCAATCCGCTTTCTCCCCAGACTACCACAGTCTCGTCGCCACCACTGCCGCCGAAGCAAACGTCATTGCAGTCTCCGTGGAATACGGGTTGTTCCCGACCCGACCCATACCCGCTTGCTACGAGGATTCCTGGACCGCGCTCAAGTGGGTCGCGGCGCACGCAACTGGAAACGGATCCGAGCAATGGCTCAACAACCACGCCGATCCAGACCGTGTTTTCATCTCCGGCGACAGCGCCGGCGGCAACATAACCCACACACTGCTAACTCGGGTCGGGAAGTTCGGGTTACCGGGCGCCAGGGTTGTCGGGGCGGTTCTGGTGCACCCGTATTTCGCGGGCGTGACAAAGGACGATGAGATGTGGATGTACATGTGTCCGGGGAACGAGGGTTCGGAGGATCCTAGGATGAAACCGGGCGCAGAGGATCTGGCTCGGCTTGGGTGTGAGAAAGTGTTGGTTTTTGCGGCTGAGAAGGACGAATTGTTCCAATGTGGGAGGAACTACGCTGAGGAGCTTAAGAAGAGTGGGTGGGATGGAAGCGTTGACCTTGTTGAGAATTGGGGTTTGGGACACTGCTTTCATGTTTTCAAGCCCCAACATGAGAAGGCAAAGGAGATGTTGCAAAAGATTGTTACCTTCATCCAACAAGACTAG
- the LOC100801816 gene encoding probable carboxylesterase 12 isoform X2, with protein MDSTSSEVAIDLSPLLKLYKDGHVERLIGCDVVPPGHDPATNVESKDIVISKDNDVSARIYIPKLTDQTQKLPLFLYFHGGGFCIETPSSSTYHKFLNSIVSKANVIGVSVHYRRAPEHPVPIAHEDSWTSLKWVASHFNGNGPEEWLNRHVDFGKVFFGGDSAGANIAHHMAIRVGSHGLPGADPIQGSEFLLERPCAGVNFKGMVLVHPYFWGVERVGSEARKPEHVALVENLWRFTCPTTVGSDDPLMNPEKDPNLGKLACERVMVFVAENDLLKDRGWYYKELLEKCGWNGVVEVIEAKGEGHVFHLLNPDCDNAVSLLDRVASFINHS; from the exons ATGGATTCCACCTCCAGCGAAGTAGCCATCGATCTCTCACCCCTTCTCAAACTCTACAAAGACGGTCACGTCGAGAGACTCATAGGCTGCGACGTCGTTCCGCCGGGTCACGACCCCGCAACAAACGTTGAATCCAAAGACATCGTAATCTCCAAAGACAACGACGTATCGGCCAGAATCTATATTCCCAAACTCACCGATCAGACCCAAAAGCTTCCACTTTTCCTTTACTTCCACGGTGGAGGTTTCTGCATAGAGACACCGTCTTCATCCACTTACCACAAATTCCTCAACTCAATCGTTTCAAAAGCCAACGTAATCGGCGTCTCTGTTCATTACCGAAGAGCCCCAGAGCACCCTGTTCCCATCGCACACGAAGATTCATGGACTTCGTTGAAATGGGTCGCGTCCCATTTCAACGGAAACGGCCCCGAAGAGTGGCTCAACCGCCACGTGGATTTCGGGAAAGTGTTTTTCGGTGGGGACAGTGCCGGAGCGAACATCGCACACCACATGGCCATTCGGGTCGGGTCCCACGGACTTCCTGGTGCAGACCCGATTCAAGG gTCTGAATTTCTGTTGGAGCGACCCTGTGCGGGTGTGAACTTTAAAGGAATGGTTTTGGTGCATCCTTACTTTTGGGGCGTGGAGCGAGTTGGATCCGAGGCCCGAAAACCCGAGCATGTTGCCCTTGTGGAGAATCTGTGGCGTTTTACATGCCCGACAACGGTTGGATCCGACGATCCGTTGATGAACCCGGAAAAGGATCCGAATCTGGGGAAGCTGGCTTGCGAGAGAGTGATGGTTTTTGTTGCTGAGAATGATTTGCTGAAAGATAGGGGTTGGTATTACAAGGAATTGCTCGAGAAGTGTGGGTGGAACGGTGTTGTGGAGGTTATAGAGGCAAAGGGAGAGGGACACGTGTTTCATTTGTTGAATCCAGATTGTGACAATGCTGTTTCCTTGCTCGATCGAGTTGCTTCCTTTATCAACCATAGTTAA
- the LOC100800199 gene encoding probable carboxylesterase 2, which yields MDSTTAANEVVHEFLPLLRVYKDGRIERLLGTETTPSGTDPRTTVQSKDVTINAQTGVAVRLYLPPAAASSATKKLPLLIYIHGGAFCVCTPYNPAYHHHLNAVSAAANVVVASVHYRLAPEHPLPAAYEDAWEVLQWAAAGPEPWLNSHADLNTVFLAGDSAGANIAHNVAMRGTMEGFTGLTLQGMVLLHPYFGSDKKDELLEFLYPSYGGFEDFKIHSQQDPKLSELGCPRMLIFLSEKDFLRERGRSYYEALKNSGWKGKVEMVEFEGEDHVFHLFDPTKDKSVDLVKQFVAFISQRSQL from the coding sequence ATGGACTCAACAACCGCCGCCAACGAGGTTGTCCACGAGTTTCTCCCCCTCCTCCGCGTCTACAAAGACGGCCGCATCGAGCGCCTTCTAGGCACCGAAACCACCCCTTCCGGCACGGACCCCCGCACCACCGTCCAATCCAAAGACGTCACCATCAACGCCCAAACCGGCGTCGCCGTCCGCCTCTACCTCCCACCCGCCGCCGCTTCCTCCGCCACAAAAAAACTCCCCCTTTTGATATACATCCACGGCGGCGCGTTCTGCGTATGCACCCCCTACAACCCCGcctaccaccaccacctcaaCGCCGTCTCCGCCGCCGCCAACGTCGTCGTCGCCTCCGTTCACTACCGCCTCGCCCCGGAACACCCCCTCCCTGCTGCCTACGAAGACGCCTGGGAGGTCCTCCAGTGGGCCGCCGCCGGCCCGGAGCCATGGCTTAACTCCCACGCCGATCTAAACACCGTCTTCCTCGCCGGCGACAGCGCCGGCGCCAACATTGCCCACAACGTCGCCATGCGAGGAACCATGGAAGGCTTCACAGGGCTAACCCTCCAAGGCATGGTCTTGCTCCACCCGTACTTCGGGAGTGATAAAAAAGATGAGCTTTTGGAATTTCTTTACCCTTCCTACGGAGGGTTCGAGGACTTTAAGATACACTCTCAGCAGGATCCGAAACTGTCGGAACTGGGGTGTCCGAGGATGCTGATCTTCTTGTCGGAGAAGGATTTTCTGCGTGAGAGAGGGCGCAGCTATTACGAGGCGCTGAAGAATAGTGGGTGGAAGGGGAAGGTGGAGATGGTGGAGTTCGAGGGCGAGGACCATGTGTTTCATTTGTTCGACCCTACTAAGGATAAATCTGTGGACCTCGTTAAGCAGTTTGTCGCTTTCATCAGCCAAAGGAGTCAattgtaa